The following are encoded together in the Deinococcus malanensis genome:
- a CDS encoding globin domain-containing protein, which produces MSASMSLSTGGSLYERIGPQALHALVDRFYSLVASHPDLAPIFPADLRHTAEKQLAFLTGFLGGPPLYHQRYGHPRLRARHLPFPITVELAQAWLACMKAALHQTPDITPDDARELYAALSRVAIHMVNTPDSTPS; this is translated from the coding sequence ATGTCGGCCTCCATGTCTCTGAGCACAGGTGGCAGCCTGTACGAACGCATCGGTCCCCAGGCCCTGCACGCCCTGGTGGACCGCTTCTATTCCCTGGTCGCTTCCCATCCGGACCTGGCACCGATCTTCCCAGCCGACCTGAGGCACACGGCCGAGAAGCAACTGGCCTTTCTGACCGGATTTCTCGGGGGACCACCGCTGTACCACCAGCGTTACGGACATCCGCGTCTGCGGGCCCGGCATCTGCCCTTTCCCATTACGGTCGAGCTTGCTCAGGCGTGGCTGGCCTGCATGAAAGCCGCCCTGCACCAGACGCCTGACATTACTCCTGACGACGCCCGGGAACTGTACGCCGCGCTGAGCAGGGTGGCCATTCATATGGTGAATACGCCGGACAGCACACCCAGCTGA
- a CDS encoding bifunctional 3-deoxy-7-phosphoheptulonate synthase/chorismate mutase has protein sequence MTPVQRSIDDLRAEIDQINRELLTLMSKRGEVVAQIGHAKTQEGRPQHYDPAREEQQLRDLEALNPGPFPASTVKAIFKEIFKASLALEESNDKKQLLVSRKVKQDDTVLDIDGVRIGGNEPPIIIAGPCSIESEEQMELTAAFLKSKGVKILRGGAYKPRTSPYGFQGMGVDGLILGSSVAREHGQLFITEVMDTRDVEVVAEYADILQIGARNMHNFALLREVGRARRPVLLKRGLSATIEEWLYAAEYILSEGNNEVILCERGIRTYEKWTRNTLDLSAVALAKQETHLPVIVDVTHAAGRRDLLIPLARAALAVGADGIHVEVHPSPATALSDNEQQLDFAGYEQFSAALSSLMRVATPA, from the coding sequence ATGACCCCGGTACAACGCAGCATTGACGATCTCCGCGCCGAGATCGACCAGATCAATCGAGAACTCCTGACTCTCATGTCCAAACGCGGCGAAGTGGTTGCCCAGATTGGCCACGCCAAGACCCAGGAAGGTCGGCCACAACACTATGATCCTGCGCGCGAGGAGCAGCAGTTGCGAGACCTGGAGGCGCTGAATCCTGGGCCCTTCCCGGCCTCGACCGTCAAGGCCATCTTTAAGGAAATTTTCAAGGCCAGCTTGGCGCTCGAGGAAAGCAACGACAAGAAGCAGCTGCTGGTCTCGCGCAAGGTCAAGCAGGACGACACAGTGCTGGATATCGATGGCGTCCGAATCGGTGGCAACGAGCCGCCCATCATCATCGCCGGGCCCTGCAGCATCGAGAGCGAAGAGCAGATGGAGCTGACGGCCGCCTTCCTGAAAAGTAAGGGGGTGAAAATCCTGCGCGGCGGCGCCTACAAACCCCGCACCAGCCCGTATGGCTTCCAGGGCATGGGCGTGGACGGCCTGATCCTGGGCAGCAGCGTGGCCCGTGAGCATGGCCAGCTGTTTATCACCGAGGTGATGGACACCCGCGACGTGGAGGTCGTGGCCGAGTACGCCGACATCCTGCAGATCGGCGCGCGAAACATGCACAACTTCGCCCTGCTGCGCGAGGTGGGCCGTGCCCGCCGTCCGGTGCTGCTTAAGCGTGGCCTGTCGGCCACCATCGAGGAGTGGCTGTACGCCGCCGAGTACATCCTGTCTGAAGGCAACAACGAGGTCATCCTGTGCGAGCGCGGCATCCGCACCTATGAGAAATGGACCCGCAATACCCTGGACCTCAGCGCCGTGGCACTGGCCAAACAGGAAACTCACCTGCCCGTCATTGTGGACGTGACGCACGCTGCCGGCCGCCGCGACCTGCTGATTCCACTGGCCAGGGCCGCGCTGGCCGTGGGCGCCGACGGCATTCACGTCGAGGTGCACCCCAGCCCCGCGACGGCGCTGTCGGACAACGAGCAGCAGCTGGACTTCGCCGGCTACGAGCAGTTCAGCGCCGCCCTGAGCAGCCTGATGCGTGTAGCGACGCCTGCCTGA
- a CDS encoding 2'-5' RNA ligase family protein — MSLPGPSQLVLDLEPRKPLYSIVAWPPEPLDTWMRRRQEQLGVRGFGLPHLNLRAPFQTSLRSSELVAAFRSVLRGEPEFEVRIKGWKQLPNVIFLECELDSTLRRLHDHLLEVGPSSRAVHDGELYRPHLTLALGVLPWAEPLLWEAVQPMRPPIDRFTVHALSLTREERGEVQELHTFPLEAAPDACPVLMTHDAEPS, encoded by the coding sequence ATGAGCCTACCCGGCCCGTCACAGCTTGTGCTGGATCTGGAGCCCCGCAAACCCCTGTACAGCATCGTTGCCTGGCCTCCCGAGCCGCTGGACACCTGGATGCGGCGACGCCAGGAACAGCTGGGCGTCCGTGGATTTGGTCTACCGCACCTGAACCTGCGCGCGCCGTTCCAGACCTCACTGCGCAGCAGCGAGCTGGTGGCGGCTTTCCGGTCTGTGCTGCGCGGCGAGCCCGAATTCGAGGTGAGGATCAAGGGTTGGAAGCAGCTTCCCAATGTCATTTTTCTGGAATGCGAACTTGACTCAACATTGCGGCGCCTGCACGATCACCTGCTGGAGGTGGGCCCGTCCAGCCGTGCGGTCCACGATGGTGAGCTGTACCGCCCGCATCTGACGCTTGCGCTGGGGGTGTTGCCCTGGGCCGAGCCGCTGCTGTGGGAGGCCGTTCAGCCCATGAGGCCCCCGATAGACCGCTTTACCGTGCACGCGCTGAGCCTCACCCGGGAGGAACGTGGCGAGGTCCAGGAACTGCACACCTTTCCGCTTGAAGCTGCGCCGGATGCCTGCCCGGTGCTGATGACCCACGACGCCGAACCCAGCTGA
- a CDS encoding helix-turn-helix transcriptional regulator, producing the protein MSLPLPASSASSVSPERTKTRLLDLVKRFGPQTAQDLASRLDVSVPAARRHLGDLLEQGMLEAKVEKPGGRGRPQHVFALTERGEAAFPNTYSGLCVDVLHHLRDLFGQGAVLKVLDARSLALAERLRTELAGAATLGERAEGLAAHLTELGFDAVAHRESVGAGGEEVWYITQRHCPNLSVARQYHELCVSELTLYRNLFGVPVSRETRIACGQGCCRYRIGAAGP; encoded by the coding sequence ATGAGCCTGCCCCTGCCTGCTTCCTCGGCGTCCAGCGTGTCTCCGGAGCGGACGAAGACGCGCCTGCTGGACCTGGTCAAGCGGTTTGGCCCGCAGACCGCGCAGGATCTGGCGTCGCGGCTGGATGTCAGCGTCCCGGCGGCCCGCCGTCACCTGGGTGACCTGCTGGAACAGGGAATGCTGGAAGCCAAGGTCGAGAAACCGGGTGGCCGGGGCCGGCCTCAGCATGTGTTTGCACTGACGGAGCGGGGGGAGGCGGCCTTTCCCAATACGTACTCCGGGCTGTGCGTTGATGTGCTGCATCACTTACGCGACCTGTTCGGTCAGGGTGCGGTGCTCAAGGTGCTCGACGCCCGCAGTCTGGCCCTGGCAGAGCGGCTGCGTACGGAACTGGCAGGAGCCGCCACCCTGGGTGAGCGGGCCGAGGGCCTCGCGGCTCATCTCACCGAACTGGGCTTCGATGCTGTGGCTCACCGGGAGTCAGTAGGAGCGGGTGGGGAAGAGGTGTGGTACATCACGCAGCGGCACTGCCCCAATCTGTCGGTGGCCCGCCAGTATCACGAACTGTGCGTCTCGGAACTCACCCTTTACCGAAATCTGTTTGGTGTCCCGGTGAGCCGTGAGACCCGTATTGCCTGTGGGCAGGGGTGTTGCCGCTACCGTATCGGCGCGGCTGGGCCATGA
- a CDS encoding Mrp/NBP35 family ATP-binding protein translates to MHDALLSALSTVNDPELHRDLVSLGMIERAELLSGVAHVKVNLTTPACPLKGRIEADVRAAVLEVPGVQDVQVTFGATVRQAAQPALPGVKHVVLIGSGKGGVGKSSVAVNLAASLARDGARVGLLDADVYGPSVAHMMGQGAARVTANEQRKMQPIEAHGLRFLSMANLSPAGQALVWRGPMLHSAIQQFIKDAAWGELDYLIVDLPPGTGDVQLSLTQTVQVTGAVIVTTPQDVALIDAARAIDMFRKASVPVLGIVENMSYFVAPDTGHTYDLFGRGGSRKLGEQYPLLGEVPLNVEVRQDADQGIPAVLAHPETAAAQALIQVARNLAGQVSVRALSQSLADLPDQLTVV, encoded by the coding sequence ATGCATGACGCCCTACTCAGCGCCCTGAGCACCGTGAATGACCCGGAACTGCACCGTGACCTGGTTTCGCTGGGCATGATTGAGCGGGCTGAACTGCTCAGCGGGGTCGCGCACGTCAAGGTGAACCTCACCACGCCCGCCTGCCCCCTTAAGGGCCGGATCGAGGCCGATGTGCGCGCTGCGGTACTGGAGGTTCCGGGCGTGCAGGACGTGCAGGTGACCTTTGGCGCGACGGTGCGCCAGGCAGCCCAGCCCGCGCTGCCCGGAGTCAAGCACGTCGTGTTGATTGGCAGCGGAAAGGGAGGCGTGGGCAAGAGCAGCGTCGCCGTGAACCTGGCTGCGTCTCTGGCCCGCGACGGCGCGCGGGTCGGGCTGCTGGACGCCGATGTGTACGGCCCCAGCGTGGCGCACATGATGGGCCAGGGTGCCGCGCGGGTCACCGCCAACGAGCAGCGCAAGATGCAGCCCATCGAGGCACACGGCCTGCGCTTTCTGAGCATGGCCAATCTCTCGCCGGCCGGGCAGGCCCTGGTATGGCGCGGGCCGATGCTGCACTCGGCCATCCAGCAGTTCATCAAGGACGCGGCCTGGGGCGAACTCGATTACCTGATTGTGGACCTCCCGCCTGGGACCGGGGACGTGCAGCTCAGCCTGACCCAGACTGTGCAGGTCACGGGGGCCGTGATCGTGACCACCCCTCAGGACGTGGCATTGATCGATGCGGCCCGTGCCATCGATATGTTCCGTAAGGCCAGTGTTCCGGTGCTGGGCATCGTGGAGAATATGAGCTACTTCGTGGCGCCCGATACCGGGCACACCTACGACCTGTTCGGGCGCGGGGGCAGCCGCAAGCTGGGCGAGCAGTACCCCCTGCTGGGCGAGGTGCCCCTGAACGTGGAGGTGCGCCAGGACGCGGATCAGGGGATCCCGGCCGTGCTGGCACACCCCGAGACCGCTGCTGCCCAGGCCCTGATCCAGGTCGCCCGCAATCTGGCCGGGCAGGTCAGTGTGCGGGCCCTTAGCCAAAGCCTTGCGGACCTGCCGGATCAGCTGACCGTCGTATGA
- the guaA gene encoding glutamine-hydrolyzing GMP synthase, producing the protein MSVVILDFGSQFTRLIARRFRELGAYSVILPGTASLERIAQENPQGIVLSGGPSSVYDDLAPRPAAGVLDLDLPILGVCYGMQFLAHEAGGDVKRAGKREYGKADLTRYGGQLFEGIQGEFVAWMSHSDSVTQLPAGYEVVAETEDTPVTAIENPVSRRYGVQFHPEVVHTPKGGQLLANFLEICEVRRDWNAAHIVEELIAGVQAQVGDSGRVLLGISGGVDSSTLALLLARAVGDRLTAVFIDHGLLRLGEREQVEAALRPLGVNLVTVDARDEFLGALRGVSDPEQKRKVIGREFIRAFERETAKLGDFDFLAQGTLYPDVIESAGGHHGDKSGAANIKSHHNVGGLPEDLKFKLVEPFRTLFKDEVREIAQLLGLPDHIRMRHPFPGPGLAIRCLGEVTEEKLEILKRVDDIFISGLREFGLYDGCSQALAVLTPIQSVGVMGDERTYSYTTALRAVTTDDYMTAEWARLPYEFLATMSNRIVNQVHEINRVVYDITGKPPATIEWE; encoded by the coding sequence GTGAGCGTCGTCATTCTGGATTTCGGCAGTCAGTTCACGCGCCTGATCGCGCGTCGGTTCCGCGAACTGGGCGCGTATTCGGTGATCCTGCCCGGTACCGCGTCTCTGGAACGCATCGCGCAGGAAAACCCGCAGGGCATCGTGCTGTCCGGTGGCCCCAGCAGCGTGTATGACGACCTGGCACCCAGACCTGCTGCAGGGGTGCTGGACCTGGACCTGCCGATCCTGGGCGTGTGCTATGGCATGCAGTTTCTGGCCCATGAAGCCGGCGGTGACGTTAAACGTGCCGGAAAGCGCGAATACGGCAAGGCTGACCTGACCCGCTACGGGGGGCAGCTGTTTGAAGGCATTCAGGGCGAGTTCGTGGCCTGGATGAGTCACAGCGACAGCGTCACGCAGCTGCCGGCCGGGTACGAGGTCGTTGCCGAGACCGAAGATACCCCCGTCACGGCCATCGAGAACCCGGTGTCCCGGCGCTACGGGGTGCAGTTTCACCCCGAGGTCGTGCACACGCCCAAGGGTGGACAGCTGCTGGCCAATTTTCTGGAGATCTGTGAGGTCAGGCGCGACTGGAATGCGGCGCACATCGTCGAGGAGCTGATCGCGGGCGTGCAGGCGCAGGTGGGCGACAGCGGGCGGGTGCTGCTGGGCATCAGCGGTGGGGTGGACAGTTCCACGCTGGCCCTTCTGCTGGCCCGTGCGGTCGGCGACCGTCTGACGGCCGTATTTATCGACCACGGCCTGCTGCGGCTGGGCGAGCGCGAGCAGGTGGAAGCGGCCCTGCGCCCGCTGGGTGTCAATCTGGTGACGGTGGACGCCCGTGACGAGTTCCTGGGCGCCCTGCGGGGGGTCAGCGACCCCGAGCAGAAGCGCAAGGTCATCGGCCGCGAATTTATCCGGGCCTTCGAGCGCGAGACCGCCAAGCTGGGTGACTTCGACTTCCTGGCGCAGGGCACGCTGTACCCCGACGTCATCGAGTCCGCAGGCGGGCATCACGGAGACAAGTCGGGGGCGGCCAACATCAAGAGCCACCACAATGTCGGCGGCCTGCCCGAGGACCTGAAGTTCAAGCTGGTCGAGCCCTTCCGCACCCTGTTCAAGGACGAGGTGCGTGAGATTGCCCAGCTGCTGGGTTTGCCGGACCACATCCGTATGCGCCACCCCTTCCCTGGCCCGGGGCTGGCCATCCGCTGCCTGGGAGAAGTCACCGAGGAAAAGCTGGAGATTCTCAAGCGGGTGGACGACATCTTTATCTCCGGCTTGCGCGAGTTCGGCCTGTACGACGGCTGCTCGCAGGCGCTGGCGGTTCTGACACCCATCCAGTCGGTGGGCGTGATGGGCGACGAGCGTACCTACAGCTACACCACCGCGCTGCGGGCCGTGACCACCGACGACTACATGACCGCCGAGTGGGCCCGGCTGCCGTACGAGTTCCTGGCGACCATGAGCAACCGGATCGTGAATCAGGTGCACGAGATCAACCGCGTGGTGTACGACATCACCGGCAAGCCGCCAGCGACCATCGAGTGGGAATGA
- a CDS encoding YczE/YyaS/YitT family protein, producing the protein MLRPAPLIFLTRLQPAGQYTLLLLGLGLYGLSLRLMLNAGVGVAPWDVFHVGVTHWLPLTVGQVSIASGMLLVLYTSLSLRERFGPGTLLNVVLIGLVMDLLGGVVPQPQQPLAQWTQFLLGVLLIGLATGAYVGAGLGAGPRDSLMLGLHRQRGWSVAHIRTGVELVVLAAGVLLGGPLGWGTLVYALGIGPSVSFGLGLFGLKGKKKAPSQSEEALKLS; encoded by the coding sequence GTGCTTCGGCCTGCGCCCCTGATTTTTCTGACCCGCCTTCAGCCTGCCGGGCAGTACACCCTGCTGCTGCTGGGCCTGGGCCTGTACGGCCTGAGCCTGCGTCTGATGCTCAACGCCGGGGTCGGGGTGGCACCCTGGGATGTGTTTCATGTGGGCGTTACGCACTGGCTGCCACTGACAGTCGGACAGGTCAGCATCGCCAGCGGGATGTTGCTGGTGCTGTACACCTCGCTGAGTCTGCGCGAGCGTTTTGGCCCCGGCACCCTGCTGAACGTCGTGCTGATCGGGCTGGTGATGGACCTGCTCGGCGGGGTTGTTCCCCAGCCGCAGCAGCCGCTGGCGCAGTGGACACAGTTTCTGCTGGGTGTGCTGCTGATCGGGCTGGCCACCGGAGCGTATGTAGGTGCTGGCCTGGGCGCCGGCCCCCGCGACAGCCTGATGCTGGGGCTGCACCGCCAGCGTGGCTGGTCCGTGGCGCATATCCGCACCGGCGTGGAACTGGTGGTGCTGGCTGCCGGTGTGTTGCTGGGGGGTCCACTCGGGTGGGGCACCCTGGTCTATGCACTGGGCATAGGTCCAAGCGTCAGTTTTGGCCTGGGGCTGTTCGGTCTCAAAGGCAAAAAGAAGGCCCCTTCCCAATCGGAAGAGGCTCTCAAGCTCAGCTAG
- the ychF gene encoding redox-regulated ATPase YchF encodes MGLGIGIVGLPNVGKSTLFNAITRAGALAANYPFATIEPNVGRVTVPDERLSALSKVFTKGERVPPIIPTFVEFVDIAGLVKGASQGEGLGNQFLANIREVDAIAHVVRCFEDGNVVHVAGKVDPLDDIETINTELILADLSGLEKRLQNLQKKAKGNDKEAREQAELAEQIIAVLGEGKPARAGQYDAPIPKEFGLITTKPVIYVANVGENDLTEDNEYVRLVREYAAKEGAQVVKISAQIEGELAEMPEDEAREFLADLGVQESGLDQLVKVGYETLGLITFITSGEKEVRAWTIRRGEKAPEAAGEIHSDLERGFIRAEVIEWDKMVEAGGWSPAKAKGWVRTEGKEYVMKDGDIMNVLHNM; translated from the coding sequence ATGGGACTTGGAATTGGAATCGTCGGACTGCCGAACGTTGGAAAAAGCACGCTGTTTAACGCCATCACGCGCGCCGGGGCGCTGGCCGCCAACTACCCGTTTGCGACCATCGAACCCAACGTGGGCCGCGTGACGGTGCCGGATGAACGCCTCAGCGCCCTGAGCAAGGTCTTTACCAAGGGCGAGCGCGTGCCGCCGATTATCCCGACCTTCGTGGAATTCGTGGATATCGCCGGGCTGGTCAAGGGCGCGAGCCAGGGTGAAGGCCTGGGCAACCAGTTCCTCGCCAATATCCGCGAGGTGGACGCCATTGCGCACGTGGTCCGCTGCTTTGAGGACGGCAATGTCGTGCACGTGGCGGGTAAGGTCGATCCGCTGGACGACATCGAGACCATCAACACCGAGCTGATCCTGGCGGACCTGTCGGGCCTGGAAAAGCGCCTGCAGAATCTGCAGAAAAAAGCCAAGGGCAACGACAAGGAAGCCCGTGAGCAGGCTGAACTGGCCGAGCAGATCATCGCCGTGCTGGGAGAAGGGAAACCTGCCCGCGCCGGCCAGTACGACGCCCCCATCCCCAAGGAATTCGGGCTGATCACCACCAAGCCGGTCATCTATGTGGCCAATGTGGGCGAGAACGACCTGACCGAGGACAACGAATACGTCCGGCTGGTCCGCGAGTACGCCGCGAAGGAAGGCGCGCAGGTCGTGAAGATCAGCGCCCAGATCGAAGGCGAACTGGCCGAGATGCCCGAGGACGAGGCCCGTGAATTCCTGGCCGACCTCGGGGTGCAGGAAAGCGGCCTTGACCAGCTGGTCAAGGTCGGCTACGAGACGCTGGGGCTGATCACCTTTATCACCAGCGGCGAAAAGGAGGTCCGGGCCTGGACCATCCGGCGTGGCGAGAAGGCCCCCGAGGCGGCCGGCGAAATCCATAGCGATCTGGAACGCGGTTTTATCCGCGCCGAAGTGATCGAGTGGGACAAGATGGTCGAAGCCGGTGGCTGGTCCCCCGCCAAGGCCAAGGGCTGGGTGCGGACCGAAGGCAAGGAGTACGTCATGAAGGACGGCGACATCATGAACGTGCTGCATAACATGTAA
- a CDS encoding FtsW/RodA/SpoVE family cell cycle protein: protein MSIQLVLAQLILLALGLLAVSTVRPDLIVDHGVKALLGLMLTFAVARLRPRTFLKMATPVWLVTLVLLALVLVIGVGTETSSGTKRWLDFGPVRFQPSELAKLGLVLQLASFFSRRGVEHKLISATGMIIMTTLLVILESDLGTSVLTFGLGIILMYAAGVRISNIAGFMLALGLVSIPFVGVYLNKNQYIRERIAGHQNRDTELSVGLDQIGFAHRDLSNGGLWGLGPDGPRYWYFAAHTDMIVASVGFTSGLLGVGMLLFAYWLIVSTALQVSQLAARVRPMTPEIHGASTMATGAMFMIVGQAFVNLAVAAGMFPVTGVPLPLVSYGFSSLLTMSLALAVIHSAMREVRAHLPAEHPDELPIGNAAPAGSD, encoded by the coding sequence GTGAGCATTCAGCTGGTGCTGGCGCAGCTGATCCTGCTGGCCCTGGGCCTGCTGGCCGTATCCACGGTCCGACCTGACCTGATTGTCGATCACGGTGTCAAGGCGCTGCTGGGCCTGATGCTCACGTTTGCGGTGGCCCGGCTGAGGCCCCGCACCTTTCTGAAAATGGCGACGCCGGTCTGGCTCGTCACGCTGGTCCTGCTGGCGCTGGTACTCGTTATCGGGGTGGGGACCGAGACCAGCAGCGGCACGAAAAGGTGGCTGGACTTCGGCCCGGTGCGCTTCCAGCCCAGTGAGCTGGCCAAGCTGGGACTGGTGCTGCAGCTGGCGTCTTTCTTCTCGCGGCGTGGCGTAGAGCACAAGCTGATCAGTGCCACCGGAATGATCATCATGACCACACTGCTGGTCATTCTGGAATCTGATCTGGGCACCAGCGTCCTGACCTTCGGCCTGGGGATCATCCTGATGTACGCCGCCGGGGTCCGGATCAGCAACATCGCGGGCTTCATGCTGGCGCTGGGGCTGGTCTCCATTCCGTTTGTCGGGGTCTACCTCAACAAGAATCAGTACATCCGCGAACGCATCGCCGGTCACCAGAACCGCGACACCGAACTGAGCGTGGGGCTCGACCAGATCGGATTCGCGCACCGCGACCTCAGCAACGGCGGCCTGTGGGGACTGGGTCCGGACGGTCCGCGCTACTGGTACTTTGCGGCCCACACCGACATGATCGTGGCCAGCGTGGGCTTTACCAGCGGCCTGCTGGGCGTGGGCATGCTGCTGTTCGCCTACTGGCTGATCGTCTCGACGGCCCTGCAGGTCAGTCAGCTGGCGGCCCGCGTGCGGCCCATGACCCCGGAAATTCACGGGGCCAGCACCATGGCGACCGGTGCCATGTTCATGATCGTGGGGCAGGCCTTCGTAAACCTGGCGGTGGCGGCCGGTATGTTTCCCGTAACTGGCGTGCCTTTACCGCTGGTCAGCTATGGGTTTTCCAGCCTGCTGACCATGAGTCTGGCGCTGGCGGTTATTCATAGCGCCATGCGCGAGGTCCGTGCCCACCTGCCGGCCGAGCACCCCGACGAGCTGCCTATTGGCAATGCTGCACCGGCTGGCAGCGACTGA
- the murD gene encoding UDP-N-acetylmuramoyl-L-alanine--D-glutamate ligase, producing the protein MNAAGGVLIYGLGRSGRGVMRFLAREGGMAEWVDARPTPEDEALAAELGFGRGDVGRTYQTVVAAPGVPIDHPDLLALQSRGAEVIGEVVLAARARPQLPMVGITGTAGKGSTTVLIAQLLRECGLNAQEGGNIDPPLLDVVDQAEVAVVELSSFQLERVPGLRLPVAVITNLGVDHLDRHRTIEAYHAAKRHITAGQEPGDVLVLPAGLDLPTRAQVRTFSATRLTLRGGTEVLPAAELPEGVHPANAAAALLATEALLEHLGRQVDIGMLAQGLCRARPVGGRFETVARLGEVRFIEDSIATRTLAVQAALERAQPPIAWLVGGRDKGAELEPLRNAAAGRVTRVIAFGEDGEALARGLGLPYDRVEGRDGDEVMLNAARAGLQALDGEGTVLLAPIGTSFDLFRDYKARGESFARAARRLAQQTPEVTA; encoded by the coding sequence GTGAACGCAGCGGGTGGGGTATTGATCTACGGTCTGGGCCGCAGTGGGCGGGGGGTCATGCGTTTCCTGGCACGCGAAGGGGGCATGGCCGAGTGGGTGGACGCGCGCCCGACCCCCGAGGATGAGGCTCTGGCCGCCGAACTGGGCTTCGGGCGTGGCGACGTCGGCCGCACCTACCAGACGGTCGTGGCTGCCCCCGGCGTACCCATCGACCACCCGGACCTTCTGGCGCTGCAGTCCCGGGGCGCAGAGGTGATCGGTGAAGTCGTGCTGGCGGCGCGGGCCCGTCCACAGCTGCCGATGGTGGGCATCACCGGAACTGCCGGAAAGGGCAGCACCACCGTCCTGATTGCCCAGCTGCTGCGCGAATGCGGGCTGAATGCCCAGGAGGGCGGCAACATCGATCCGCCCCTGCTGGACGTGGTGGATCAGGCCGAGGTGGCCGTGGTCGAGCTGTCCAGCTTTCAGCTGGAGCGGGTGCCTGGGCTGCGTCTGCCGGTGGCGGTAATCACCAACCTGGGTGTGGATCACCTGGACCGCCACCGGACCATCGAGGCCTATCACGCTGCAAAACGCCATATCACGGCCGGGCAGGAACCTGGAGATGTGCTGGTGCTGCCAGCCGGGCTGGACCTGCCCACCCGCGCGCAGGTCCGTACCTTTAGTGCCACTCGGCTGACTCTCCGCGGTGGTACCGAGGTGCTGCCCGCCGCTGAGCTGCCCGAAGGAGTTCATCCGGCCAATGCGGCTGCTGCCCTGCTGGCCACCGAGGCCCTGCTGGAGCACCTGGGCCGCCAGGTGGATATAGGGATGCTGGCTCAGGGGCTGTGCCGTGCCCGTCCGGTGGGTGGCCGATTCGAGACCGTGGCCCGCCTGGGGGAGGTCCGTTTTATCGAAGACAGCATCGCGACGCGGACGCTGGCGGTCCAGGCGGCGCTGGAGCGTGCCCAGCCACCGATTGCCTGGCTGGTGGGGGGACGCGACAAGGGTGCGGAGCTGGAGCCTCTGCGGAACGCTGCGGCTGGCCGGGTGACCCGGGTGATCGCCTTTGGGGAAGACGGCGAGGCGCTGGCCCGTGGTCTGGGCCTGCCCTATGACCGGGTAGAAGGCAGAGACGGCGACGAGGTGATGCTCAACGCGGCGCGGGCTGGCTTGCAGGCTCTGGACGGTGAAGGCACGGTGCTGCTGGCTCCGATCGGCACCAGCTTCGACCTGTTCCGCGACTACAAAGCACGAGGTGAGAGTTTCGCCCGCGCGGCGCGCAGGCTGGCACAGCAGACTCCTGAGGTCACAGCGTGA